The Bacillus sp. Marseille-Q1617 genome has a segment encoding these proteins:
- a CDS encoding pitrilysin family protein, whose amino-acid sequence MIKKHTCQNGLRIVLEEIPTVRSVAIGIWIAAGSRNEVQDNNGISHFLEHMFFKGTKTKSAREIAESFDSIGGQVNAFTSKEYTCYYAKVLDNHAEYALHTLSDMFFNSAFDEEEMGKEKNVVYEEIKMYEDTPDDIVHDLLSKAIYEEHSLGYPILGTEDTLSTFNRDKLKQYMHDMYTPEQVVVSVAGNVNESFIKDVEKLFGSYQGGKGPEEKSQPSFKYNKLARKKDTEQAHLCMGFDGLQIGHSDIYNLIVLNNIVGGSMSSRLFQEVREQRGLAYSVFSYHSAYQDSGMVTIYGGTGANQLDQLFDTIHHTLEELKAEGITSKELTNSKEQLKGNLMLSLESTNSRMSRNGKNELLLKRHRTLDEIVEEIDGVTMDKVNRVAKDIFTDDYAAALISPDGNLPKNFKQ is encoded by the coding sequence TTGATAAAGAAACATACTTGCCAAAATGGACTAAGAATCGTATTAGAAGAAATCCCCACTGTCCGATCGGTCGCGATCGGTATTTGGATCGCTGCCGGTTCAAGGAATGAAGTGCAGGATAACAATGGTATCTCTCATTTTCTTGAGCATATGTTCTTTAAGGGGACAAAGACCAAGTCGGCTAGAGAAATCGCAGAGTCATTTGATAGCATCGGGGGGCAGGTCAACGCTTTTACATCTAAAGAATATACGTGCTACTATGCGAAAGTGCTTGATAATCATGCAGAATATGCACTACATACATTGTCTGACATGTTTTTCAATTCCGCATTTGATGAAGAAGAAATGGGCAAAGAGAAAAACGTGGTTTACGAAGAGATAAAAATGTATGAGGATACTCCCGACGATATTGTACATGATCTACTCAGTAAAGCTATATATGAAGAGCATTCGCTGGGTTATCCAATATTGGGGACAGAAGATACGCTGAGTACGTTTAATAGGGATAAATTAAAGCAATATATGCATGATATGTATACTCCGGAGCAAGTGGTCGTTTCGGTAGCGGGAAATGTGAATGAAAGCTTCATCAAGGATGTTGAAAAATTATTTGGCTCATACCAAGGCGGAAAAGGACCTGAGGAGAAATCTCAGCCTTCATTCAAATACAATAAACTTGCCCGCAAGAAAGATACGGAACAAGCACATCTATGCATGGGCTTCGACGGTCTACAAATTGGCCACAGCGACATTTATAACCTGATAGTATTAAATAACATCGTCGGGGGAAGCATGTCTTCCCGTCTTTTCCAGGAAGTCAGGGAGCAAAGGGGATTGGCATACTCTGTATTCTCATATCATTCTGCATACCAAGACAGCGGTATGGTAACGATCTATGGAGGAACCGGTGCGAACCAACTAGACCAATTATTTGATACGATCCACCATACACTTGAGGAACTAAAAGCAGAGGGCATCACTTCCAAAGAGTTGACCAATAGTAAGGAACAACTGAAAGGAAATCTGATGTTAAGCTTGGAAAGTACGAACAGCCGTATGAGCAGAAACGGAAAGAATGAATTATTATTAAAGCGTCACCGGACGCTGGATGAGATAGTAGAGGAAATCGACGGTGTTACTATGGATAAGGTCAATCGTGTTGCAAAGGACATTTTTACAGATGACTATGCAGCTGCACTGATCAGCCCTGATGGGAATCTTCCAAAGAACTTTAAACAATGA